One region of Pyramidobacter sp. YE332 genomic DNA includes:
- the rodA gene encoding rod shape-determining protein RodA: protein MNDRGSWRDTLRALDYPLLIAVFLMYLTGVATIYSAGGGPAGLGRFYAGRQLIWGVAALVMLAVVLRLDYEFFLDASYWLYGGCCLILVLLFVMGHRAKGAQSWINLGFFKVQPAEFVKLGLAFVMAHHVTLFPPYNLKNFAGALALGGVSALLVLVQPDLGSTLVYGVMIFVALLVAGAPKRYLLSLMGGAAALLPLGWMLLREYQKKRILVFINPELDPLGAGYNVIQSRIAVGSGRFFGKGFMQGAQSKLRFLPEPHTDFIFSVFAEEFGLVGGLFVLALLSFILWRMIRIALRARSVTVKVLVASLSASLWFHSFESIGMSMGLLPVTGLPLPLMSYGGSSLLATVLAIGVTVKLGARSEISRRENSVPDSRTPYSVRRS from the coding sequence ATGAACGATCGTGGTTCCTGGCGGGATACGCTGCGTGCGCTGGATTATCCGTTGCTGATCGCCGTCTTCCTGATGTACCTGACGGGCGTAGCGACGATTTACAGCGCCGGCGGCGGCCCCGCGGGGCTGGGTCGGTTTTATGCCGGTCGTCAGCTGATCTGGGGCGTCGCGGCGCTCGTGATGCTGGCGGTCGTGCTGCGACTGGATTATGAGTTTTTCCTCGACGCGTCCTACTGGCTCTACGGCGGCTGCTGTCTGATACTGGTGCTGCTGTTTGTGATGGGACATCGGGCCAAGGGCGCTCAGTCGTGGATCAACTTGGGATTCTTCAAGGTCCAGCCGGCGGAATTCGTCAAATTGGGATTGGCCTTTGTGATGGCGCATCATGTGACGCTTTTTCCGCCGTACAATTTGAAAAATTTCGCCGGCGCGCTGGCGCTCGGCGGCGTTTCCGCGCTGCTGGTGCTCGTGCAGCCCGATCTCGGCAGCACGCTGGTCTACGGCGTCATGATCTTCGTGGCGCTGCTGGTGGCGGGCGCTCCGAAGCGCTATCTGCTCTCGCTGATGGGCGGCGCGGCGGCGCTGCTGCCGTTGGGCTGGATGTTGCTCAGAGAATATCAGAAAAAACGCATCCTCGTGTTCATCAATCCGGAGCTGGATCCTCTCGGCGCCGGATACAACGTGATCCAGTCGCGCATCGCCGTGGGCTCGGGGCGCTTTTTCGGCAAAGGGTTCATGCAGGGGGCTCAAAGCAAGTTGCGTTTTTTACCCGAACCGCACACCGATTTCATCTTCAGCGTTTTCGCCGAGGAGTTCGGGCTGGTGGGCGGGCTTTTTGTGTTGGCGCTGCTGTCGTTCATCCTCTGGCGCATGATCCGCATCGCCCTGAGGGCGCGCAGCGTGACGGTCAAGGTCCTTGTGGCGTCGCTGTCGGCGTCGTTGTGGTTTCACAGCTTTGAATCCATCGGCATGAGCATGGGGCTGCTGCCCGTGACGGGGCTGCCCCTGCCGCTGATGAGCTACGGCGGCAGTTCGCTGCTGGCGACGGTGCTGGCGATCGGCGTGACGGTGAAGCTGGGTGCTCGAAGCGAGATCAGCCGCCGTGAAAACTCGGTGCCGGATTCGCGGACGCCGTATTCGGTGCGTCGTTCCTGA
- the minE gene encoding cell division topological specificity factor MinE, with protein MASMTDFLNRIFKRTKSKDNAKKRLQIVLMHDRKDISPEVMAAIREDILKVISKYMDVDNTGIDIDLNDDENMVALEVSVPVKGMKRASSAIGRVADKNNA; from the coding sequence ATGGCATCGATGACTGATTTTCTGAACCGGATCTTCAAAAGGACCAAATCCAAGGACAACGCCAAAAAGCGCCTGCAGATCGTGCTCATGCACGACCGCAAGGATATTTCTCCCGAGGTCATGGCGGCGATCCGCGAGGACATTCTCAAAGTGATCAGCAAGTACATGGACGTTGACAACACAGGCATCGACATCGACCTGAACGATGACGAGAACATGGTGGCGCTCGAAGTTTCCGTGCCGGTGAAGGGCATGAAGCGGGCCTCTTCGGCCATAGGCAGGGTGGCCGATAAAAACAACGCGTGA
- the minD gene encoding septum site-determining protein MinD — protein sequence MAGRVIVVTSGKGGVGKTTTTANISMALAKLGKKVVVVDGDTGLRNLDIILGLENRIVYTLVDVVEGSCELKKALIRDKRVDGLYLLPTAQTRQKDCVSEEQMKALSDELKKDFDFVLFDCPAGIESGFKNASAGASEALVVTTPDVAPVRDADRIIGMLEAQGKEQIHLIINRLVPKMMRKGDMLGVSDVLDILSVPLIGVVPEDDLVLRSSNNGEPLTLSPNSPAATAFTNIARRLLDEEVPFLDVENMDKGFLASLRHFFGRK from the coding sequence ATGGCGGGACGCGTGATCGTAGTGACCTCAGGAAAAGGCGGCGTCGGCAAGACGACGACGACGGCCAACATCTCCATGGCTTTGGCGAAGCTGGGCAAGAAAGTCGTGGTCGTCGACGGCGATACGGGACTTCGTAACCTCGACATCATCCTCGGATTGGAAAACCGCATCGTCTATACGCTGGTCGACGTCGTCGAAGGCAGCTGTGAACTGAAAAAGGCCCTGATCCGCGACAAGCGCGTCGATGGACTCTATCTGCTGCCCACGGCTCAGACCCGTCAGAAGGACTGCGTCAGCGAAGAGCAGATGAAAGCCCTCAGCGACGAGCTGAAGAAGGACTTCGATTTTGTCCTCTTCGACTGCCCCGCCGGTATCGAGTCAGGGTTCAAGAACGCTTCCGCCGGCGCCTCCGAAGCCCTCGTGGTGACTACGCCCGACGTGGCTCCCGTGCGCGACGCCGATCGTATCATCGGCATGCTCGAGGCTCAGGGCAAGGAGCAGATCCATCTGATTATCAACCGCCTGGTGCCGAAGATGATGCGCAAAGGCGACATGCTCGGCGTCAGCGACGTGCTCGACATCCTTTCCGTCCCCCTGATCGGCGTGGTGCCCGAGGACGATCTGGTGCTGCGCTCGTCCAACAACGGGGAGCCTCTGACGCTTTCGCCCAACTCTCCGGCGGCCACGGCTTTCACCAATATCGCGCGCCGTCTTTTGGACGAAGAAGTTCCTTTCCTCGACGTGGAGAACATGGACAAAGGATTCCTTGCCAGTCTCCGCCATTTCTTTGGCCGTAAGTAG
- a CDS encoding septum site-determining protein MinC: MELASQKKEISFKGRGTSVCVAFEGAILPGISDVLRELRDAGSMVTGHQIVFDFKKLQVPRNWLLDLLRDVIFPMNLSVSLWNAEEPSTKENLASLGFKVDGSERPMVTQGTLKIVSIPLRGGQALQHDGDVLMLGDLHHGAEINATGSIIVLGAIQGQVHAGCNGDNSASVITLSYQTNQLRIGSMISNAMEPGASPWWGKPVRIVVEGGVFVASDISWEK; encoded by the coding sequence ATGGAACTTGCCTCACAGAAGAAGGAAATCAGCTTCAAAGGACGCGGCACATCGGTGTGCGTGGCCTTCGAAGGCGCGATCCTGCCGGGCATTTCGGACGTGCTGCGAGAGCTGCGCGATGCCGGGAGCATGGTGACCGGCCATCAGATCGTCTTTGATTTCAAGAAACTTCAGGTGCCAAGAAACTGGCTGCTTGATCTGCTGCGCGACGTGATTTTCCCGATGAATCTTTCCGTCTCGCTGTGGAACGCTGAAGAGCCGTCGACGAAAGAAAATCTGGCGTCGCTGGGATTTAAAGTCGATGGTTCGGAACGTCCCATGGTGACGCAGGGGACTCTCAAGATCGTCTCGATCCCTCTGCGCGGCGGACAGGCGCTGCAGCATGACGGCGATGTGCTGATGCTGGGCGACCTGCATCACGGCGCCGAGATCAATGCCACCGGCTCGATCATCGTTCTTGGCGCCATCCAGGGGCAAGTGCATGCCGGCTGTAACGGCGATAACAGCGCTTCGGTGATCACGCTGAGCTACCAGACCAATCAGCTGCGTATCGGTTCCATGATCAGCAACGCCATGGAGCCTGGCGCTTCGCCCTGGTGGGGCAAGCCCGTGCGAATTGTCGTGGAGGGCGGTGTCTTTGTAGCCAGCGATATCTCTTGGGAAAAGTAG
- the mrdA gene encoding penicillin-binding protein 2, with protein MNFWRAVVAGSFVVLAVALALFQVLWSDRYVGLALKNRLRLIRMPPARGQIYDRKGLPLALNVMTFDIMGYPLDLQRDEVKQKLLGALQRARLPHDPEKLEQRVKNLYWAPYRAISLVSNLTLLQMTSLMEDPEFPEVLFPLPVWRRTYPAGPLASHVVGYVGEISEQELRSVETDENKSYIGGDVIGKSGVEKYYEDVLRGSIGERAVEVDARGRQRRTLNETMPGIGQDLTLTIDLSAQSYASDLMKDYNGVMVALDVNNGEVIVMWSNPSYDPNPLAWGVSGTEWAGLNLDSSRPLLNRAISGQYSPGSIFKAVTGYAALESGVVDKNTSVHCSGVFRLGGNLYHCWRRGGHGRETFVRALRDSCDVYFYETSQMVGVKRYDDVGERFALGRPLGIDLPGEAAGILPGPEWKKKTMRQSWFKGDSVNMSIGQGFVLLTPLQMASVYATIANGGVFYRPHVLKTAEVEGQPTGLRQEYLQLVKAGLRAVVAKGGTGHRAAVSGVEIAGKTGTVQHDHGKDHAVFAGYAPASKPRYAVVCFIEGGESGGRVAGPLVGQLLSFLLNENGSAKEK; from the coding sequence TTGAATTTCTGGCGTGCCGTCGTGGCCGGATCCTTTGTGGTTTTGGCGGTCGCGCTGGCGCTTTTTCAGGTGCTCTGGTCCGACCGCTACGTAGGGCTGGCGCTGAAGAACCGCCTTCGGCTGATCCGCATGCCGCCGGCTCGCGGGCAGATCTATGACCGCAAGGGACTGCCGCTGGCTCTGAACGTGATGACGTTCGATATCATGGGCTATCCGCTGGACCTGCAGCGCGACGAGGTCAAACAAAAACTGCTTGGCGCTTTACAGCGTGCCCGCCTGCCTCACGATCCGGAGAAGCTCGAACAGCGCGTCAAAAATCTTTACTGGGCTCCGTATCGGGCTATTTCGCTGGTCTCGAATCTGACGCTGCTGCAGATGACCAGCCTGATGGAAGATCCTGAATTTCCCGAAGTGCTGTTCCCGCTGCCGGTGTGGCGCCGCACTTATCCCGCCGGTCCCTTGGCGTCCCACGTGGTGGGATACGTGGGCGAAATTTCCGAACAGGAACTGCGCAGCGTTGAAACTGATGAAAACAAAAGCTACATCGGCGGCGACGTGATCGGTAAATCCGGCGTAGAGAAATATTATGAAGACGTTTTGCGCGGCTCCATCGGCGAACGGGCGGTAGAAGTGGACGCCCGCGGCCGTCAGCGCCGCACGCTGAATGAAACGATGCCGGGCATCGGACAGGATCTGACGCTGACGATCGATCTGAGCGCACAGAGTTATGCCTCGGATCTCATGAAGGATTACAATGGCGTGATGGTGGCTCTCGACGTGAACAACGGCGAAGTGATCGTGATGTGGTCGAATCCTTCTTATGATCCGAATCCGCTGGCTTGGGGGGTGTCCGGGACTGAATGGGCCGGCCTGAATCTCGACAGCTCCCGCCCCTTGTTGAATCGGGCCATCAGCGGGCAGTACTCGCCCGGTTCCATATTTAAAGCGGTGACCGGCTACGCGGCGCTTGAATCCGGTGTGGTAGACAAAAACACGTCGGTTCACTGCTCCGGAGTTTTTCGCCTGGGCGGGAATTTGTATCATTGCTGGCGGCGCGGCGGACACGGTCGGGAGACTTTCGTGCGGGCGCTGCGCGATTCGTGCGACGTCTATTTTTACGAGACCAGCCAGATGGTCGGCGTGAAAAGGTACGATGACGTGGGAGAACGCTTCGCTCTCGGCCGCCCGCTGGGCATCGATCTTCCCGGCGAAGCCGCGGGCATCCTGCCGGGGCCCGAGTGGAAGAAAAAAACGATGCGCCAGAGCTGGTTCAAGGGCGATTCGGTCAACATGTCGATCGGGCAGGGCTTTGTGCTGCTCACGCCGCTGCAGATGGCCAGCGTCTACGCGACTATCGCCAACGGCGGCGTTTTCTATCGTCCGCACGTGTTGAAAACGGCGGAAGTAGAGGGACAACCTACCGGGCTTCGTCAGGAGTATCTGCAACTGGTCAAGGCCGGGCTGCGGGCGGTGGTTGCCAAAGGCGGCACCGGTCATCGCGCCGCAGTGTCCGGTGTGGAAATTGCGGGCAAAACCGGTACGGTCCAGCACGATCACGGCAAGGATCACGCCGTGTTTGCCGGTTACGCACCGGCGTCAAAGCCTCGTTATGCCGTCGTCTGCTTCATCGAAGGCGGCGAGAGCGGCGGCCGCGTGGCCGGCCCTTTGGTTGGGCAGCTGCTGAGCTTTTTGCTGAATGAAAATGGCAGCGCGAAAGAAAAATAA
- the mreC gene encoding rod shape-determining protein MreC, producing MAERWNFERELVIGLICVVACVFLALGATGSGRTRHAMDVTASVLAPLEKPAVFVIDRVERFRRWTTERRDLLMELEELREENRALRLQSGEEISAEFKRRARPGNRFPIIFRDPSMWWEELRIGTGDERYDPGCAVLDGSDLVGVITSQSGGSAWVRLVTSAGFYVPVVVEETREIGVVTGDNEGGVWVRYLPSDGDYKPGMKILTVLGSRLPVGLPVGELTSERRTVTAGVDEFRVKTGADLFRLQYVSVLGGLQP from the coding sequence ATGGCAGAGCGCTGGAACTTTGAACGGGAGTTGGTTATCGGCCTGATCTGTGTCGTCGCCTGCGTGTTTCTCGCCTTGGGAGCGACTGGAAGCGGGCGGACGCGCCATGCCATGGATGTAACCGCATCGGTGCTGGCCCCGCTTGAGAAACCGGCCGTTTTTGTGATCGATCGCGTCGAGCGATTCCGTCGTTGGACCACGGAACGTCGGGATCTGCTGATGGAGCTGGAGGAGCTGCGCGAAGAGAATCGCGCGTTGCGCCTGCAATCGGGAGAGGAAATCTCGGCGGAGTTTAAGCGGCGTGCCCGTCCCGGCAATCGTTTCCCGATCATTTTTCGCGACCCCAGTATGTGGTGGGAAGAACTACGCATCGGCACCGGCGACGAGAGGTATGATCCCGGTTGCGCCGTGCTCGACGGCTCCGATCTGGTCGGCGTGATCACCTCGCAGAGCGGCGGTAGCGCCTGGGTACGTTTGGTCACCAGCGCCGGCTTTTACGTTCCCGTGGTCGTGGAAGAGACGCGCGAGATCGGCGTCGTCACGGGGGACAACGAAGGCGGCGTGTGGGTCAGGTATCTGCCTTCCGACGGCGATTACAAGCCGGGAATGAAGATCCTGACCGTTTTGGGCAGCCGGCTGCCGGTCGGACTGCCGGTAGGCGAGCTGACTTCGGAACGACGGACGGTGACCGCGGGTGTCGATGAGTTCCGCGTCAAGACAGGCGCCGATCTGTTCAGACTTCAATACGTGTCCGTGCTGGGAGGTTTGCAGCCATGA
- a CDS encoding rod shape-determining protein, with amino-acid sequence MALFGRSGGVGVGVDLGTANVVVFQSDRGIVFDEPSCVAVRKLPRGGGVEVIAYGREAKAMIGKTPMGVSVIRPLRDGVIANFDMTEAVLRHFISKACAAGHFSNPQVVVSVPARVTEVERRAVVDAALGAGAREAYILDEPLAAALGAGLPINAPEGSMVLDIGSGTSEVAVISLGGLVVSNSLRIAGDSMDEAIIGLFRQKHALLIGESTAENVKNEIGSVLPLKEELEMEVKGRDLADGLPKVSRVSSVEVREVLLPIVSRIEDMVKVALEQTPPELSRDIVDNGIVLTGGASQLRGLPEKLTRVLNAPVILSEEPIHAVANGVGLTLQNLGEMKRILTTVHKSQL; translated from the coding sequence GTGGCTCTTTTCGGAAGATCCGGCGGCGTTGGCGTAGGCGTCGATCTTGGCACCGCCAATGTGGTCGTTTTTCAGAGCGACCGGGGAATCGTTTTCGACGAACCTTCCTGCGTGGCGGTGCGCAAACTGCCGCGCGGCGGCGGCGTGGAAGTGATCGCTTACGGCCGCGAGGCGAAGGCGATGATCGGCAAAACGCCTATGGGCGTCTCGGTGATCCGGCCGTTGCGCGACGGCGTCATCGCCAATTTCGACATGACCGAGGCCGTGCTGCGCCATTTTATCTCCAAAGCCTGCGCGGCCGGACATTTTTCCAATCCGCAAGTCGTCGTTTCCGTGCCCGCGCGGGTCACCGAGGTCGAACGCCGCGCGGTCGTCGACGCCGCTCTGGGCGCCGGCGCGCGCGAAGCGTACATTCTCGACGAGCCGCTGGCGGCGGCGCTCGGCGCCGGGCTGCCGATCAACGCGCCGGAGGGCAGCATGGTGCTCGACATCGGTTCCGGCACCAGCGAAGTGGCCGTCATTTCCTTGGGCGGCCTGGTGGTGAGCAATTCGCTGCGCATCGCCGGCGACAGCATGGACGAGGCGATCATCGGGCTGTTCCGGCAGAAGCACGCGCTGCTGATCGGCGAAAGCACGGCCGAAAACGTAAAAAACGAGATCGGTTCGGTGCTGCCGCTCAAGGAAGAGCTTGAGATGGAAGTGAAAGGGCGGGACCTGGCCGACGGCCTGCCCAAGGTGAGCCGCGTCAGTTCGGTGGAAGTCCGCGAGGTGCTGCTGCCGATCGTCTCCCGCATCGAGGACATGGTGAAAGTGGCTCTCGAACAGACGCCGCCGGAGCTCTCCCGCGACATCGTGGACAACGGCATCGTGTTGACCGGAGGCGCTTCGCAGCTGCGCGGCCTGCCGGAAAAACTGACGCGGGTGCTGAACGCTCCCGTAATCCTTTCCGAGGAGCCTATTCACGCGGTCGCCAACGGCGTGGGACTGACGCTGCAGAATTTGGGAGAAATGAAAAGGATCCTCACGACCGTCCACAAGAGCCAGCTCTAA